The Malus domestica chromosome 13, GDT2T_hap1 genome includes a window with the following:
- the LOC103414463 gene encoding two-component response regulator ARR11-like isoform X2: MESSFSSPRNDTFPAGLRVLVVDDDPTWLKILEKMLKKCSYEVTTCGLARDALHLLRQKKDGYDIVISDVNMPDMDGFRLLEH, encoded by the exons ATGGAGAGTAGCTTCTCTTCTCCCCGAAACGATACTTTTCCTGCTGGCCTCCGGGTCCTCGTCGTCGACGACGATCCCACTTGGCTTAAGATCTTAGAAAAGATGCTCAAGAAGTGCTCCTACGAAG TGACTACATGTGGTTTGGCAAGAGATGCTTTGCACTTGCTTCGCCAAAAGAAAGATGGATATGACATTGTTATCAGTGATGTGAACATGCCTGACATGGATGGTTTTAGACTTCTTGAGCAT